From one Planococcus citri chromosome 3, ihPlaCitr1.1, whole genome shotgun sequence genomic stretch:
- the LOC135838915 gene encoding lysosomal proton-coupled steroid conjugate and bile acid symporter SLC46A3-like: MRNFFKHVTVEPSLFIYFLLYDWMDGFHTNLFLQKTCRFNQTFEPDLNTPCDDETRGTLFISEISSKYRFVVALSSILIKILATCWSDEAGQRRRPLIFMPMVGQIFIALSGCLHSYFWPWSSYTAVISWVILESITGGIYLMLTACHIYVCDEQDAKNRTMKLGFIGAIETISLVLGKGGSGFILRSFGFFYSYLMCFVLSVISLIFGFVFIKDTSVPVEKKTALYHILNLKRVIANSFKIVFNKNLGRKRIIVLLQIIANVAVYFTMFGELSVLYPYLRYRFSWDERQFSTFLLYRFSLATVGILFCSIVLSKCLKVHDGLIGILAGSFDLIAIVALLFASQIWQIYLIPLMDLFHGTTLFICISFMSKYYNASALGRLNAVNGALSVLLPLSFPAYNTIYHETFETFPSAFCLLSVVLDIGIILCFCASYFLDKKLDSEKPVGVQDETRDMLRKNGTNDTIK, translated from the exons atgaggaatttcTTCAAGCACGTTACAGTCGAGCCATCGCTCTTCATCTACTTCCTGCTGTACGATTGGATGGATGGTTTTCATAcgaatttatttcttcaaaaaacatgCCGATTTAACCAGACCTTTGAACCTGATCTCAATACGCCATGCGATGACGAAACACGAGGAACTTTATTCATATCGGAAATCAGCTCGAAATACCGTTTCGTAGTCGCTTTGTCGAGTATCCTTATAAAAATTCTGGCCACATGTTGGAGCGACGAAGCCGGCCAGAGAAGAAGACCTCTCATATTTATGCCAATGGTAGGACAAATCTTTATTGCATTATCGGGATGTTTGCATTCGTATTTTTGGCCATGGTCTTCGTACACAGCTGTGATATCTTGGGTGATACTTGAAAGCATTACTGGAGGGATCTATTTAATGTTGACGGCTTGTCATATATACGTTTGCGATGAACAGGATGCCAAAAACCGTACCATGAAACTAGGATTTATAGGTGCAATCGAAACGATCTCATTGGTATTGGGCAAAGGCGGATCAGGATTCATTTTACGTAGCTTTGGGTTTTTCTATTCGTATTTGATGTGTTTTGTTTTATCAGTGATCTCGTTAATTTTTGGATTCGTTTTTATCAAAGATACATCTGTCCCGGTTGAAAAAAAGACAGCTCTGtatcatattttaaatttaaaacgtgTCATAGcaaatagttttaaaattgtgttcaataaaaatttaggGCGTAAGCGAATTATTGTCTTATTACAAATTATAGCCAATGTTGCAGTTTACTTTACGATGTTTG GAGAATTATCGGTATTGTATCCGTATCTGAGATACAGATTTAGTTGGGACGAACGTCAATTCAGCACGTTTTTGTTGTATCGATTTTCACTAGCAACTGTAG GTATATTATTCTGCTCGATAGTGCTGAGCAAATGCTTAAAAGTTCACGATGGATTGATCGGTATCTTGGCTGGATCTTTTGACCTGATTGCGATAGTTGCGTTGCTCTTTGCCTcgcaaatttggcaaatttattTGA TTCCACTAATGGATTTATTTCATGGCACAACGCTGTTTATTTGCATATCGTTTATGAGCAAATATTATAATGCCAGTGCATTGG GTAGACTGAACGCTGTGAATGGAGCACTATCAGTATTGCTACCTCTGAGCTTCCCAGCTTATAATACTATTTACCACGAAACTTTCGAAACTTTTCCATCCGCATTTTGCCTTCTGAGTGTTGTACTAGATATAGGCATCATCCTATGCTTTTG TGCATCTTATTTCCTAGATAAAAAATTAGACTCAGAAAAACCTGTAGGTGTTCAAGATGAAACACGTGACATGTTACGTAAAAATGGAACGAATGATACTATTAAATAG